One genomic region from Salvia hispanica cultivar TCC Black 2014 chromosome 2, UniMelb_Shisp_WGS_1.0, whole genome shotgun sequence encodes:
- the LOC125206854 gene encoding vegetative cell wall protein gp1-like has product MSWILTLILLTSPFLSEARHDPPSAPEKFFLPPNPLNPGLLPPNPLLPPPSLIPPVLPTPPPSVIPPLLPTPPSSPSFPLPLPLPPVIPGVVPSPSPPPPELPVPLPPLPVPLPPLPVPPVPFLPPGIPGGPPAEVSPNP; this is encoded by the coding sequence ATGTCTTGGATTCTTACACTCATCCTGCTCACTTCCCCATTCTTGTCAGAAGCCAGGCATGATCCCCCCTCCGCGCCGGAAAAGTTCTTTCTGCCGCCAAATCCATTGAATCCCGGTCTACTACCGCCCAACCCCCTTCTGCCGCCACCTTCCTTGATTCCGCCGGTGCTGCCTACTCCGCCGCCTTCGGTGATTCCTCCCCTTCTCCCGACGCCGCCCTCGTCGCCTTCGTTccccttgcccttgcccttgccgCCGGTTATTCCGGGTGTGGTTCCGTctccgtcgccgccgccgccagaACTCCCGGTTCCTCTACCTCCGCTGCCGGTGCCTCTGCCTCCGCTGCCTGTCCCTCCTGTTCCGTTCTTGCCACCTGGGATTCCGGGAGGCCCGCCGGCTGAGGTCTCTCCTAATCCGTGA